Part of the Candidatus Hydrogenedentota bacterium genome, CTGAGCCGCGATCTACCGGCAATAGCGGGCATTCACTTCGATTTCTTCCCGGCGTTGCGCCAGGGCCACGAAACCTTTCCCCTCGGTTCGGCGGCGGCGCGGCGTCTCGGTCTCCCCGTCGGGATCCCGGTCGCGGGTCCCTACATGGACCACGAAGCGGGCTACCTCGCCACCGCCGGGCTGACCCCGGACCCCATCCAGTGCTCTCTCGGCACCGCGTGGGTCGGGAACTTTCAGCTGCCCGCCACCTTTACCGGTTACGCGCCGATCCAGTTTTCCATTCCCGCGCCCGCGGGCGACGGCAGACTGGTCATTCATCCGCTCTTGACGGGCAACGTCACGTGGGATTGGGCCTTGCGCGAATTTGTCGATCCGCGCCCGGCCCGGGCCTTGGCCGAGCAGGCGCGCATACTCGATCAAGATATCCTGCCGCCACCCGGCCTCGTCGCACTGCCCTGGCTCAACCAGCCCAATCCCCTGGCGCCCGACCTGCTCGGCGGGTGCGCACTACTTGGAGCGGGGCCTGCCACGGATCGGGCCGATCTCCTGCGCGCCGTGGCGTCTGGGATGTGTTTCGAGTTGCACCGCGTGTTCGAGAGCGCCGCGACACACGGCGCGGTGGGTAGCCTCGTACTGAGCGGGGGCGCCAGCCGGAGCCCGCATTTCCAGCAGCTCATCGCGGCGCTCTTCGAACCGCTGCCCGTCTGGCAGCTGGACGACGCCGCCTGGATGGGGACGCGCGGCTGCCTCTGGGCCTTCAGCCGCCGCGCCGCGCGGGCCGGGGGGCGGCGGGTGCGCCCCGATGGGACTGTGGATCGCAATGCGCTGGCGCGCGGGCGTAAGCTATACGAAGAGGCCTTTGCGCGCATCTATGGGAAGGTGCGCGCGGGCAGGGCCTATGAAGTTCGACCGGAGGGAAGCGTGTCATGATCCCGTATCCGCGCATCGGCCTGTTGCCGCTGTACCTGAAACTGTATGATTCCGCGTTGCCGGAATTGCTGGGCGCGATCGAGCCCTACCACCACGCCGTCACCGCCACCTTCAAGGATGCGGATGTGGAAGTGGTCGAAGCCCCGGTCTGCCGCGTATTGGACGACGTCGCGGCCGCGGTCGCCGATCTCGAACGGCGGGGCGTGGATTTGATTGTTACACTGCACCTCGCCTACTCGCCGTCGTTGGAGGCCGTGGGCCCCCTCGTGGAGACGCGGCTTCCCATCCTGATGCTGGACACTACGCCGGACGCGAGCTTCGGCCGCGATACGGACCCGGTACGCCTCCTGTACAACCACGGCATCCACGGCGTGCAGGATCTGGCGTCCGTGTTGCGCCGCCGGGGCAAGGACTACTGGGTCGTCGCGGGCCACCTCGACAATCCCGATGTGATGACGCGGGCCGCCGCCATCGCGCGGGGCGCGCGCGCGGCCAGCCAGCTGCGGAAATCTTGCGCGCTGCGTATCGGGCCCCGGTTTGACGGCATGGGCGACTTTCGCGTCGCGGACCTGGAGCTGTACGGCAGCCTCGGCATCGCGGTGGATCAGATCGAGGCCGCGACGCTCACCGAGGATGTCCGCGCGGTGACGGACGAGGAGGTCGAGGCGGAGCTCGCCGCCGATGCAAAGCGCTTCGAGATCGATGCCCCCCGCGACGTCCATGCGCGCTCCGTGCGGGTCGGCCTCGGCCTCAGAAAGTACCTGGATCGCCACGGCTACGCCGCCTTTTCGATGAATTTCCTCGCCTTCGATAGCGCCGACGGTCCCGTGGACACGGTCCCCTTTCTGGAGTGCTGCAAGGCCATGGCGCGCGGCATCGGCTACGCGGGCGAGGGCGACGTCCTGACCGCTTCCTTCAACGGCGCCCTGGCCAACGCCATCGGCGAAGTCACCTTCACCGAAATGTTCTGCCCGGACTGGGAGGGAGGCGCCATCTTCCTCTCGCACATGGGCGAGTTCAATCCCGCCGTCGCGGGCGGCAAACCGCGCCTCTACGAGAAGGAGTTTCCCTTTACGCCCGCGCTGAACCCCGCCACGCTGGCCTGTGCGCCGCGCCCGGGCGCCGCCACCCTCGTGAACCTGGCCCCCGGGCCGGAGGGAAGCTACACCATTATCGGCGCGCCCGTGAAAGTGCTCGCCGATGGAACGCACCCGGCCTGCCGGGACTGGATCCGGGGCTGGGTGAAGCCACAACTGCAACTCGAGCCCTTCCTGGAGCGCTATTCCGAACTCGGCGGCACGCACCACGCCGCACTGCTCTACGGCGACGGGCGCGACGCGCTGGACGCCTTCGCGCGGGGCGCGGGCTTCGGCTTCGCCTGGCTTGACGGGAGTCCGTGCTGATGGGGGCCATCGATACATTTGCCCTCGGGCCGCTGGACTACTTCGCTTTTCTGGCGTTCTTCGCCATACTCTCGCTGGTGGGCTATTGGGCCGGTCGCCGGGAGCGCGGCAGCGCGGACGACTACTTCCTGGCGGGCCGAAACCTGCCGTGGTACGTCGTCGGCGGGTCCTTCATCGCTTCGAACATCAGCACCGAGCACTTCATCGGCATGATCGGCGCCGCGTACATCTACGGCATCTGCGTGGCGGACTCGGAATGGCTCAACGTCGCGAGTTTCTCGCTCATTATCTGGTTCTTCATTCCGTTCTTGATGGCTTCCCGCGTCTTCACCATGCCGGAGTATCTGGAGCGCCGCTTTAACGGAACCCTGCGCCAGTTTTTCGCATTCGTGACCGTGTTGAGCAATGTCGTGGCTTTCCTGGCCGCCGTGCTGTATGGCGGCGCCATCGCACTGCAATCACTCTTCGGCTGGCCCTTCTGGGTCGCGGTCGTCGTGCTCGGCCTGGCGGCGGGCGCCTGGGCCATCTACGGCGGCCTGTCCTCCGTGGCGTGGACCGACTTCTTCACCGTTATCGTGATGGTGCTGGGCGGGCTCTCCGTCACGCTCCTCGGCCTCCACATGCTCGGGGGAGAATCCGGCTCGATTGTCGCCGGATTCAAGAATATGCTTGAGGCGAACCGCGCCACGGCGGGGGTCTGGAAGGAGGCGGTGGACGCCACGGCGGAGCACATCACCGGAGCGCCCGAGTACAACCGCCTGTCTGTGATCCAGCCCGCCAGCCACGCGGTCTGGCCTTGGCCCGCGTTGATCTTCGGCACGTTTTCCATCAGCATCTGGTACAACGCGCTGAATCAATTCATGATCCAGCGCGTCCTCGGCGCCCGGGACGTCTATCACGCGCGCATGGGCATCGTCTTCGCCGGCATGCTCAAGGTGTTCATGCCGGTCATTGTCGTGCTGCCGGGGCTCATCCTCTTCGCGAAGTACCCCGAGGTCCTTTTGAAGCCCTGGGACGAAGTGCAGGGCGCGGCGGATCGCGGGTACGTGCACATGCTGCAAACCCTCGTGCCGGCCGGCCTCCGGGGCCTCTTTCTTGCCGCGCTGTTCGGCGCGATCCAGTCGACCGTGAACTCCGTACTGAATTCCTCGGCCACCATCGTAACCCTTGATTTCTACAAGCGCCTGATCGCGCCGGACGCCACGCAAAAGCAACTCGTACGCGCGGGAATCTTGACCTCCGCGGCCCTGCTCTTGCTCTCGATGGTGCTGGCGGGCTTCATCGAACGGCTCGGCAGCGGACTCTTCGTATACATCCAGTCGCTCTACGCCTTCTTCGCGCCCCCGTTCTCGGCAGTCTTCCTCCTGGGCATCCTGTTCCGCCGGATCAACGCCGCGGGCGCCACGGCCGGCGTGTTCAGCGGGTTTGCGCTGGGCATCGCGCTGAAGGTCTACGTGCAGTATGCGCCCGAACACCCCGCGTGGCTCGGGCCCTTCATGAACCAGGCCATTATCAACTGGCTGGCGAGCGTCGCCGTCTGTGTGGCCGTGAGCCTGGTCACCGCCCCGCCGCGCCCCGACCAGGTGGACCAGACCCTGATGATCGATTGGAAGTCGCTGCGCGCCGGCGCCGGCCTCGGTTCCCACTGGTACACCAGCGTGCTCACGTGGTGGCTCGTATTCGTCGCCGCAATACTCGCCCTGGCCACGGTATTCTCGGGGCTCGTGTTCTGATGCGGGCGACGAAAACCATACCCCCAACAAGGCGGCTTCTCGACCGTCCCTGCGGTCCTGGTAGTCGCCGCCCGCATCGCGGTCACTGTCTAATCTGCCGTCCCTGTAGTCCCTGTAACCCCCCAGTTCCAGCGTACCTCCAGCCCGAGACCCCTTCATGACCAACACCCCGCTCCACCATGTCTACACCTACAACGACGTCGACCGCGCCTTCTGGGCCGAACACCTCGAAGAATGGGTTCCGCGTCGCATCATCGACAGCCACGTGCACATGGCCGATCCGCGCTTCAAAATCGAAACCATTACCGAGGAAATGCGTCGAGACTATTGGGTCAACGAACTCTCGCACGCAGAAGATCCCGATTCCGCCGAGCGCAACCACGCCATCGTGTATCCGGGGCGCGATGTAACCTCGGTCGCCTTTGCGGTGCCCAACCTGAGCTGGGAAGTCGAAGGCTCCAACCTCGACCTAATGCCGCGCGCACGGGCGAAGGGCTGGCGCACGCTCGCCGTCGTCCGCCCGACCTGGCGCGGCGAACAGATCGCATGGTGGCTCGACCAGCCGGGCTGTATCGGCGTGAAGCCCTACTACGCCCTCATCGGCTACGACGCTGCCACGCGCGACCGCTATATCGAAGCCAGTATCTTCGACTTTCTGCCGCACCACCAGCTCGAAGTCATAAACGATCGCGGCGCCTGGGTCACCCTGCACGTCCCCAAAGCCGATCGGCTCGGCCATCCCGACAATATCCGCGAGATCCAGGAGATTCGATCGCGCTACCCTCGGGTAAAGCTCGTGATCGCCCACCTCGGCCGCAGCTACACACTGCCGCACGCGGAAGAGGGGCTCGCCCCGCTCAAGGACGACCCCGGTCTGTATTTCGACAACTCCGCCGTGCTCAATCCCGCCGTGCACCGCTACGCCCTCGAAACCATCGGGCCCGATCGCATCCTCTACGGCACCGACAACCCCATCTTCTACATGCGCGGGCGGCGGCAGTGGTCCGGGCGCACCTACACCAACCGCACCAGCCACGATTTTTATTTCAACAAGGAACGGGAGGCGCCGGAGATCGAAGCGCAGTACACGCTCTACATGTACGAGGCGATGAAAGCGCTCAAGGACGCCTGCGCTGATCTGGGTCTCGGTCGGGACGCGGTGGAGGCGATGTTTCACGGCACAAGCGCGCGTCTCATCGCGGAGATCGAGGCGGGTAAACGTTAAGAGCGCACGCCGTTGGGCCTTGACTGAGCGGGCGTCCCTGTGTATCGTAATGAACACAAAGAAACAGATTCGAACAATTTGGTCTCAAGTAACGGGAGGCGCCGCATCATGACGCGCAACACACGACGGGGATTCCTGCGGCAGATGTCGCTGGGCGCCGGGATCGCCGGTATAGGCGGCTCGGCCTTCGGCGCCGAGAACACCATCCAGGGCTTCGATGAAACGGACACCACCGCCCGGACGGACGCGGTGTGGCAGCCCATCTCCGACCGTAAGGTGCGCGTCGGCATCGTCGGCTATGGCGTCTGCCGCTTCGGCGCGGCTTTCAGCTTTCAGGACCATCCGAACGTGGAAGTGGCGGCGGTGAGTGATCTGTTTCCCGATCGTTGCGCCGCGCTCGCGAAGGCCTGCCGCTGCGATAAGACCTACCCCTCGCTGGAGGAGATGGTGAAGGACGACACCCTGGAGGCCATCTTCCTGGCTACCGATGCGCCAAGCCACGCGCGGCACGCCATCCTGGCGCTGGAGCACGGCAAGCACGTGGCCTGCGCGGTGCCGGCCACCTGGGGCTCGCTTGAAGAAGGCCAGCAGCTCTACGACACCGTCAAGAAGACCGGCCTCAAGTACATGATGTTTGAGACCTCCGTCTATCGGGATGATTGCTACGCCATGCGGACGCTCTACAACGCGGGCAAGCTCGGGCGAATCGTCTACAGCGAAGGCGAGTACTACCACTACGTCGCCACGCCCATCGACTCCTACAAGGGCTGGCGCATCGGCGGACCGCCCCTCTGGTACCCGACCCACTCCACGGCCTACCACGTCGGGGTCTGCGGCGAACACTACACGGAAGTGTCGTGCATGGCGATTCCCAGCACGCGCCCGGATCTTGTGGACGGAAAAAATGCCTACAACAACCCCTTCGGCACCGAGGTCGGGCTGTTCCGCGCGAGCGGCGGGGGCATGTCGCGGATGCTCATGAGCAAGGACTCGCCCGGATACCACGGCGAGGTGGGCCGGGTGCGCGGCGACAAGGGCTCCGTCACCGGGACCCGCTACGAGGGCATCGAAGACATCGGCGGGATCGAACTGGCCAAGCCGCCTCTGCCGCCGGACGTCAAGGCGGGCGGGCACGGTGGCTCGCACGGCTATCTGACCGAGGAATTCATCACCGCAATTCTTCAGGATCGCGCGCCGCTGGTGGACGTATCCTGGAGCCTGAATATGACGGTGTGTGGTATCGTGGCGCACGAGTCCGCCATGAAGGGCGGCGAATTGCTGAAGATCCCCTATTTCGCGCCGCTGGCGTAAGTGGCGAAACCCCGAGGAGCACCAGGTCCATGTCACACGATTCACGGCGCACGTTTCTGAGGCAGCTTTCCATCGGCGCGGGCCTCGCCGGCCTGGGCGGATCGGCCCTGGCCGCCGAGGGGACAATCCAGGGCTTTGATGATACGGCCACCACGCGCCAGGACCGGGCCTGGCAGCCGGTTTCCGATTGCAAGGTGCGCGTCGGCATCGTCGGCTATGGCGTCTGCCGCTTCGGCGCGGCCTTCAGCTTCCAGGACCATCCCAACGTGGAAGTGGCGGCGGTCAGCGATCTCTTCCCGGATCGCTGCGCCGCGCTTTCGAAGGCGTGCCGCTGCAAAAAGACCTACCCCTCGCTGGAGGAGATGGTGAAGGACGACACCCTGGAGGCCATCTTCCTGGCCACCGATGCGCCGAGCCACGCCCGGCACGCCATCCTGGCGCTGGAACATGGCAAACACGTCGCCTGCGCCGTGCCGGCCACCTGGGGCTCGCTGGAAGAGGGCCAGCAGCTCTACGACACCGTCAAGAAGACCGGCCTCAAGTACATGATGTACGAAACATCCGTCTACCGCGATGACTGCCACGCCATGCGCACGCTGTACAACGCCGGCAAGCTGGGCCGCATCCTCTACAGCGAGGGCGAGTATTACCACTACGTCGCGACCCCGATCGACTCCTATCGCGGCTGGCGCATTGCGTGCCCGCCGATCTGGTATCCCACGCACTCCACCGCCTACCACGTGGGCGTGTGCGGCGAGCACTACACGGAAGTGTCGTGTATGGCGATCCCCAGCATCCTGCCCGACCGCAGTTCCGGAAAGAACCCCTACAACAACCAGTTCGGCACCGAAATCGCCCTGTTCCGCACGAGCGGCGGCGGCATGTCGCGCATGCTCGTGAGCCTCGATTCGCCCGGCTACCACGGCGAGATCGGGCGCGTGCGCGGGGAGCGGGGCTCCGTGGCCGGAATGAAATACGAGGGCCTCGACGACATCGCGGGCCTCGATCTGGCCAAGCCGCCGCTCCCGCCCAGCGTGGACCCCGGTGGCCACGGCGGATCGCACGGCCAGCTGACCGAGGAGTTCATCACCGCCATCCTGCAGGACCGCGCCCCGCTGGTGGACATCTCCTGGAGCCTCAACATGACCGTCTGCGGCATCGTGGCGCACGAATCGGCCCTCAAGGGCGGGGAGCTGCTGAAGATTCCCTGGTTCCCGCCGCTGGCCTGACCGGAGACGTATAGTCCTGAAATGAGAATCAACCATTGGCAAGAGCACGGCCAGCGCCAGGGCGCCGGACGCGAGCCCGGCATATTTCCCTGCCGTCCCTGCTGTCGCTGATGTCCCTGAAACGCTGAATCCGCGGCGCCCACTGGCGCCTTAACACGGGTCCCGATGTCTCGGCCACCCGACACGACCATAGGAGCAATAGCAACCATGAGTTCAAATTCACGCCGAAACTTCCTCAAACACCTCTCGCTCGGGGCCGGGTTCGCCGGCGCGAGCGGTTTCGCCTTCGCCGCGGAAGAGACCATACAGGGCTTCGACGACACCGCCACCACCGTCCAGGCCGAAAAGGTCTGGACGCCCGTTTCCGACCGCAAGGTGCGCGTCGGGATCGTGGGCTATGGCGTCTGCCGCTTCGGCGCGGCCTTTGGCTTCCAGGATCACCCGAACGTGGAGATCGTGGCCGTCAGCGACCTCCTGCCCGACCGTTGCGCCGGCCTGGCGAAGGCCTGCCGCTGTGAAAAGACCTATCCCTCGCTGGAAGAGATGGTGAAGGACGACAACATCGAGGCCATCTTCGTGGCGACCGACGCGCCAAGCCACGCGCGGCACTGCATCGAAGTGATGAAGCACGGCAAGCACGTGGCCTGCGCGGTGCCCTCCACCTTCGGCTCCCTGGAAGAGGCGGAGGAACTCTACAAGGTGGTCAAGGAGACGGGCCTGAACTACATGCTCTTCGAGACCTCCGCCTTCCACGACGCCGCCTACGCCATGCGCGTGCTGTTTGACGCCGGGCATTTCGGGCGCATGCTCTACACCGAGGGCGAGTACTACCACTACATGGACGTGCCCATCGACTCCTTCAAGGGCTGGCGCATCGGCCTGCCGCCGCAGTACTATCCCACGCACTCCAACGCCTACCACACCTGCGTCACCGGCGAGAGCTTCACCGAGGTGTCGTGCATGGGCATCCCCAGTTCCATCGAGCACCTCAAGCCCGAAAACAACATCTACAAGAACCCCTTCGGCACCGAAGTGGCCCTCTTCCGCACCAGCGGCGGCGGCATGTCCCGCATGGTCGTGAGCTGGGATACCCCCGGCTACCACGGCGAGATGGGCCGCGTCCGCGGCGAGAAGGGCTCCATGATCAACACCGCATTCCAGGGGATCGCGGACATCTCCGGCATCGAACTGCGCAAGCCCCCGCTTCCCAAGTCGGTCGACCCCGGCGGGCACGGCGGCTCCCACGGCTACCTCATGAACGAGTTCGTCCACTCAATTCTGGAGAACCGCCAGCCGCTCGTCGATATCGCCTGGGGACTGAACATGACGGTGTCCGGCATCGTGGCGCACCAGTCGGCCATGAAAGACGGCGAGTTGCTGAAGATCCCGCAGTACGCGTAGGGCGTGTGCATAGATTGGTTAGCGTGGATCGCCAGGGCCTCCCTGGCGATCCACGTTCTTTTCGGGGAGAGCCCGTCGCATGAGCCGGTGTTTGTCGCAGGCGCGTCCAACCGGTCCACTCCGTGCAACCGGTCCACTCCGTCCAACCGGTCCACTCCGTCCAACCCGTCCAACCCGTCCAACCCGTCCAACCCGTCCAACCCGTCCACTCCGTCCACTCCGTCCAACCCGTCCACTCTGTCCACTTGCCTGACCGCCAGCCTCCTTCTCCCCTTGAACTGTCCGCCGTGCTGCGCCTATCATGCCATCTCGCATTGACCCCAACCCAAGGAGTACCCCATGAGAACCATGCTTGCCGCGGCCATCGCAGCCGCGCTTTCCCTTTCCGCCGCGGCCGAGGATATCAAAGTCGGCATTATCGGCCTCGACACCTCGCACGTCACGGCCTTCACGAAGCTGTTGAACGACAAGGAAAACCCCGCCCACATCCCCGGCGCAAAAGTCGTCGCCGCGTATAAGGGCGGCAGTGACGATATCGAATCGAGCTACTCCCGGGTCGACGGCTACACCGCCGAGCTTCAGAATAACTACGGCGTCCAGATCGTGGATACCATTGAAGAGCTCTGCACGCTCGTGGACGCCGTGCTCCTCGAAAGTGTGGACGGACGCCCCCACCTGGAGCAGGTGAAGCCCGTGTTCGCCGCCGGCAAGCCGGTATTCATCGACAAGCCTGTGGCCGGCACGCTGAAGGACGCCATCGAAATCTACAAGCTCGGCAAGCAGCACAACGTCAAGTGGTTCAGCTCCTCATCCTACCGCTATTACCCCAGCATGACCGCGCTGATGCAGGAAGACGTCGGCGCGCTGCGCGGCGCCATCTCCTTCGGCCCCGCGCACCTGGAAGAGCACCACCCCGACCTCTTCTGGTACGGCGTGCACCCCGTGGAAGCGCTCTACACCGCCATGGGCACGGGCTGCGTGAGTGTCGTCCGCACCCACACCGAAAACACCGACGTAGTGACCGGCCTCTGGGACGGCGGCAAAGTCGGCACCCTCCGGGGACTTCGCAACCAGGCCACGCCGCACCAGGTCATCCTGTTCGGCGAAAAGAAAGTCGCCCACCAGTCCCTCGAGCGCGGGGACTACGCGCCCCTCGTCGCCGAGATCGTGAAATTCTTCCAGACCGGCGTCGTGCCCGTCGACCCAGAGATCACCATCGAAATGTTCGCCTTCATGGAAGCCGCCGACGAAAGCAAGCGCCGCGGCGGCGCCCCGGTCACGCTCGAGGAAGTCATCGCGGCCAACGGCGGCCCCATCGAGTAACCAATCCAATTACGCATACCCGACGGAAGTCAAAGGAGACCGGGCGGCGGCCGAAACATTGGTCGCCGCCCCTCTATTTTGGCGCCCAAAAGGATCGCAGTCATTCCTGCCCGCGGCAACAAGCGCGCCAAATACAACAGACGCCTCATCCTTCTCAATCCACCCCGATCCATTAGCGAACGCCAACGTGGGCTGAAAGTCCGCCGCAGGCGGAATAAGCGTCCACGCTTGTCATGCCACCCGCCAACGACCCCGCCAGACCGTCCCCCTGCTCAATCCACCCCCAACCTGAGCCGCCCGCGCAACGCGATGGCGCCCCAGCACCTTCGTGAGCCTGGAGCATTGTTTACCCAATGACTCCAGCGCCGCCCAAAACGAGCGGCGCATCCGGTGGTCGGGCCTACCGTCCACGATATTGACGGACGAACGCTGGCGGCAAGGATTCCTTTTCGTAATACGTTAGCTGTATGAAGCAGTGAGCAGGTATACTTCCAAGCGCTCCGGTAATTCTGCGAGGAAGCACGGCTAAAGGATCGCGGGCATTCTTGCCTGCGGCAACGCCTGCGTCGGCTTTCAACGGGCATGGCTGGCCTGGAATAGATTCCCGGCGTCCCCAAAACCGGAATCACCAATCGGGACCGGGGTCTATACACAAGCGCAGCAATCACATGAAGTCTTGCGCTCCTCCTGCTGCAGACAGGCCGAAGGTGCGCCGTGGCGGAAATGTCCGCGATCCTTCGATTCACGCTCTCTTGACCGAGACATGCTCTCCCACCAGGGGTGCCTCATACGGCTAAAGTGTTACTCCTTTTCATATATTGACTCTTGTTCCGTCATTGTAATGTATAGCAATCGAGACTTGGAGAGAAAGAATTGCGACGAGGCGAGCAGGGGATACGCGCAGTGTAGGGAAATTAATCGGTTGAAAATTTAAACCATTCAGTTTAGAATGGGGGTATGGAGAAGCGTAAGCCCCACTACACGCTGTCTCGCATAAAGTAGCTTATTGAGGCGGGCCAGTATCGACTCACCAAGACCGCGCTACAGTGCGCCGCGCGGGATTTTGGATTTCTCTCCTCCGCTGAGGTGGCTACGCAATTGCTTGCCATCGAGCATTGGAGTTTTTACAAGTCGATGACTGCCGTACACGACAGTGGCCTTTGGCAAGATGTTTACCGTCCATCAATAAACGGCAGAGAAGCCTACGTGAAGGTTCAAATTCTGAATGATATGACGGTTGTCATATCCTTTAAAGGACGGGAGTAGTAGGCCGATGCGGGAAAAAAAGTGGACAGACTGCCCCGCGTGCGGCGCGCGCGGAAGTATGCGCCAACGGGCGGGTCAGTCGGAACGAATTCAGCCCGCGGGCTATCCTCCGCTTGACATAAGCGAGCTGGACGGTCAGTTTTGTTCGGCGTGTGG contains:
- a CDS encoding FGGY-family carbohydrate kinase; this encodes MLIGADLGTTALKVALYDPKTGNRIAGESADLPIDAGVDGRREQAPDAIVRALARAVRRIGQAAGGLDRVSGIGLASQGGSGIVADRKSGRALTPMVLWNDARAFPLLPAIAAERTASFWRARTLRDDPGMGLARLRQLSEEAPALVCPENIYAGAGDYLYHHLTGQWRQDACHALQTGCYDARTGALSRDLPAIAGIHFDFFPALRQGHETFPLGSAAARRLGLPVGIPVAGPYMDHEAGYLATAGLTPDPIQCSLGTAWVGNFQLPATFTGYAPIQFSIPAPAGDGRLVIHPLLTGNVTWDWALREFVDPRPARALAEQARILDQDILPPPGLVALPWLNQPNPLAPDLLGGCALLGAGPATDRADLLRAVASGMCFELHRVFESAATHGAVGSLVLSGGASRSPHFQQLIAALFEPLPVWQLDDAAWMGTRGCLWAFSRRAARAGGRRVRPDGTVDRNALARGRKLYEEAFARIYGKVRAGRAYEVRPEGSVS
- a CDS encoding sodium/solute symporter (Members of the Solute:Sodium Symporter (SSS), TC 2.A.21 as described in tcdb.org, catalyze solute:Na+ symport. Known solutes for members of the family include sugars, amino acids, nucleosides, inositols, vitamins, urea or anions, depending on the system.), yielding MDTFALGPLDYFAFLAFFAILSLVGYWAGRRERGSADDYFLAGRNLPWYVVGGSFIASNISTEHFIGMIGAAYIYGICVADSEWLNVASFSLIIWFFIPFLMASRVFTMPEYLERRFNGTLRQFFAFVTVLSNVVAFLAAVLYGGAIALQSLFGWPFWVAVVVLGLAAGAWAIYGGLSSVAWTDFFTVIVMVLGGLSVTLLGLHMLGGESGSIVAGFKNMLEANRATAGVWKEAVDATAEHITGAPEYNRLSVIQPASHAVWPWPALIFGTFSISIWYNALNQFMIQRVLGARDVYHARMGIVFAGMLKVFMPVIVVLPGLILFAKYPEVLLKPWDEVQGAADRGYVHMLQTLVPAGLRGLFLAALFGAIQSTVNSVLNSSATIVTLDFYKRLIAPDATQKQLVRAGILTSAALLLLSMVLAGFIERLGSGLFVYIQSLYAFFAPPFSAVFLLGILFRRINAAGATAGVFSGFALGIALKVYVQYAPEHPAWLGPFMNQAIINWLASVAVCVAVSLVTAPPRPDQVDQTLMIDWKSLRAGAGLGSHWYTSVLTWWLVFVAAILALATVFSGLVF
- a CDS encoding amidohydrolase family protein, whose amino-acid sequence is MTNTPLHHVYTYNDVDRAFWAEHLEEWVPRRIIDSHVHMADPRFKIETITEEMRRDYWVNELSHAEDPDSAERNHAIVYPGRDVTSVAFAVPNLSWEVEGSNLDLMPRARAKGWRTLAVVRPTWRGEQIAWWLDQPGCIGVKPYYALIGYDAATRDRYIEASIFDFLPHHQLEVINDRGAWVTLHVPKADRLGHPDNIREIQEIRSRYPRVKLVIAHLGRSYTLPHAEEGLAPLKDDPGLYFDNSAVLNPAVHRYALETIGPDRILYGTDNPIFYMRGRRQWSGRTYTNRTSHDFYFNKEREAPEIEAQYTLYMYEAMKALKDACADLGLGRDAVEAMFHGTSARLIAEIEAGKR
- a CDS encoding Gfo/Idh/MocA family oxidoreductase, which gives rise to MTRNTRRGFLRQMSLGAGIAGIGGSAFGAENTIQGFDETDTTARTDAVWQPISDRKVRVGIVGYGVCRFGAAFSFQDHPNVEVAAVSDLFPDRCAALAKACRCDKTYPSLEEMVKDDTLEAIFLATDAPSHARHAILALEHGKHVACAVPATWGSLEEGQQLYDTVKKTGLKYMMFETSVYRDDCYAMRTLYNAGKLGRIVYSEGEYYHYVATPIDSYKGWRIGGPPLWYPTHSTAYHVGVCGEHYTEVSCMAIPSTRPDLVDGKNAYNNPFGTEVGLFRASGGGMSRMLMSKDSPGYHGEVGRVRGDKGSVTGTRYEGIEDIGGIELAKPPLPPDVKAGGHGGSHGYLTEEFITAILQDRAPLVDVSWSLNMTVCGIVAHESAMKGGELLKIPYFAPLA
- a CDS encoding Gfo/Idh/MocA family oxidoreductase, producing the protein MSHDSRRTFLRQLSIGAGLAGLGGSALAAEGTIQGFDDTATTRQDRAWQPVSDCKVRVGIVGYGVCRFGAAFSFQDHPNVEVAAVSDLFPDRCAALSKACRCKKTYPSLEEMVKDDTLEAIFLATDAPSHARHAILALEHGKHVACAVPATWGSLEEGQQLYDTVKKTGLKYMMYETSVYRDDCHAMRTLYNAGKLGRILYSEGEYYHYVATPIDSYRGWRIACPPIWYPTHSTAYHVGVCGEHYTEVSCMAIPSILPDRSSGKNPYNNQFGTEIALFRTSGGGMSRMLVSLDSPGYHGEIGRVRGERGSVAGMKYEGLDDIAGLDLAKPPLPPSVDPGGHGGSHGQLTEEFITAILQDRAPLVDISWSLNMTVCGIVAHESALKGGELLKIPWFPPLA
- a CDS encoding Gfo/Idh/MocA family oxidoreductase, producing the protein MSSNSRRNFLKHLSLGAGFAGASGFAFAAEETIQGFDDTATTVQAEKVWTPVSDRKVRVGIVGYGVCRFGAAFGFQDHPNVEIVAVSDLLPDRCAGLAKACRCEKTYPSLEEMVKDDNIEAIFVATDAPSHARHCIEVMKHGKHVACAVPSTFGSLEEAEELYKVVKETGLNYMLFETSAFHDAAYAMRVLFDAGHFGRMLYTEGEYYHYMDVPIDSFKGWRIGLPPQYYPTHSNAYHTCVTGESFTEVSCMGIPSSIEHLKPENNIYKNPFGTEVALFRTSGGGMSRMVVSWDTPGYHGEMGRVRGEKGSMINTAFQGIADISGIELRKPPLPKSVDPGGHGGSHGYLMNEFVHSILENRQPLVDIAWGLNMTVSGIVAHQSAMKDGELLKIPQYA
- a CDS encoding Gfo/Idh/MocA family oxidoreductase, whose amino-acid sequence is MLAAAIAAALSLSAAAEDIKVGIIGLDTSHVTAFTKLLNDKENPAHIPGAKVVAAYKGGSDDIESSYSRVDGYTAELQNNYGVQIVDTIEELCTLVDAVLLESVDGRPHLEQVKPVFAAGKPVFIDKPVAGTLKDAIEIYKLGKQHNVKWFSSSSYRYYPSMTALMQEDVGALRGAISFGPAHLEEHHPDLFWYGVHPVEALYTAMGTGCVSVVRTHTENTDVVTGLWDGGKVGTLRGLRNQATPHQVILFGEKKVAHQSLERGDYAPLVAEIVKFFQTGVVPVDPEITIEMFAFMEAADESKRRGGAPVTLEEVIAANGGPIE
- a CDS encoding type II toxin-antitoxin system MqsR family toxin; the protein is MEAGQYRLTKTALQCAARDFGFLSSAEVATQLLAIEHWSFYKSMTAVHDSGLWQDVYRPSINGREAYVKVQILNDMTVVISFKGRE